The Dama dama isolate Ldn47 chromosome 23, ASM3311817v1, whole genome shotgun sequence genome contains a region encoding:
- the AKR1E2 gene encoding 1,5-anhydro-D-fructose reductase isoform X7 has translation MVRRENLFIVSKLWCTCHKKPLVKAACTRSLKALKLDYLDLYLMHWPMGFKSGEADLPMDHNSMIIPSNTDFLDTWEAMENLVAAGLVRAIGVSNFNHEQLERILNKPNLRFKPVTNQIECHPYLTQKNLISFCQSRNVSVTAYLPLGGCSGGMHLMEDPTIQTIAQKHRKSAAQILIRFQIQRNVRVIPKSVNPKQILENFQVFDFELSEEDMTDLLGLDRNLRLATFPITENHKDYPFRTEF, from the exons CTCTGGTGCACCTGCCATAAGAAGCCCCTGGTGAAAGCAGCCTGCACCCGGAGTCTGAAGGCCTTGAAACTGGACTACTTGGACCTCTACCTCATGCACTGGCCCATGGGCTTCAAG TCCGGAGAGGCAGACTTGCCCATGGACCACAACAGCATGATCATCCCTAGTAACACGGACTTCCTGGACACGTGGGAG GCCATGGAGAACCTGGTGGCCGCAGGCCTGGTGAGAGCCATCGGGGTGTCAAACTTCAACCACGAGCAGCTCGAGAGAATTCTGAATAAACCCAACCTGAGGTTCAAGCCGGTGACCAACCAG ATCGAGTGCCACCCGTATCTCACTCAGAAGAACTTGATCAGTTTCTGCCAATCAAGAAACGTGTCTGTGACGGCTTACCTGCCCCTCGGTGGCTGCAG TGGGGGAATGCACCTGATGGAGGACCCTACGATCCAGACGATCGCTCAGAAGCACAGGAAGTCTGCAGCCCAG ATTTTGATCCGATTTCAGATCCAGAGGAACGTAAGAGTGATTCCCAAATCTGTCAACCCAAAGCAGATTCTCGAGAACTTCCAGG TATTTGATTTTGAATTATCAGAAGAGGATATGACTGACCTCCTTGGCCTGGACAGGAATCTCCGTTTGGCCACGTTCCCCAT aactGAAAATCACAAGGACTATCCCTTCAGAACAGAGTTCTGA
- the AKR1E2 gene encoding 1,5-anhydro-D-fructose reductase isoform X6, with product MEEIPILGLGTWKLWCTCHKKPLVKAACTRSLKALKLDYLDLYLMHWPMGFKSGEADLPMDHNSMIIPSNTDFLDTWEAMENLVAAGLVRAIGVSNFNHEQLERILNKPNLRFKPVTNQIECHPYLTQKNLISFCQSRNVSVTAYLPLGGCSGGMHLMEDPTIQTIAQKHRKSAAQILIRFQIQRNVRVIPKSVNPKQILENFQVFDFELSEEDMTDLLGLDRNLRLATFPITENHKDYPFRTEF from the exons CTCTGGTGCACCTGCCATAAGAAGCCCCTGGTGAAAGCAGCCTGCACCCGGAGTCTGAAGGCCTTGAAACTGGACTACTTGGACCTCTACCTCATGCACTGGCCCATGGGCTTCAAG TCCGGAGAGGCAGACTTGCCCATGGACCACAACAGCATGATCATCCCTAGTAACACGGACTTCCTGGACACGTGGGAG GCCATGGAGAACCTGGTGGCCGCAGGCCTGGTGAGAGCCATCGGGGTGTCAAACTTCAACCACGAGCAGCTCGAGAGAATTCTGAATAAACCCAACCTGAGGTTCAAGCCGGTGACCAACCAG ATCGAGTGCCACCCGTATCTCACTCAGAAGAACTTGATCAGTTTCTGCCAATCAAGAAACGTGTCTGTGACGGCTTACCTGCCCCTCGGTGGCTGCAG TGGGGGAATGCACCTGATGGAGGACCCTACGATCCAGACGATCGCTCAGAAGCACAGGAAGTCTGCAGCCCAG ATTTTGATCCGATTTCAGATCCAGAGGAACGTAAGAGTGATTCCCAAATCTGTCAACCCAAAGCAGATTCTCGAGAACTTCCAGG TATTTGATTTTGAATTATCAGAAGAGGATATGACTGACCTCCTTGGCCTGGACAGGAATCTCCGTTTGGCCACGTTCCCCAT aactGAAAATCACAAGGACTATCCCTTCAGAACAGAGTTCTGA